CATGCTTTGGGACAGCATGATTTTGTTATTATTAGTCACCCCGATTTTGTTGCCCAATCGAACCGTCTTGCTGAGTATAGAAGAGGTCAGGGCATGCGTGTAGTGGTAGTTACCCCAAAACAATTATATAATGAGTTTTCTTCTGGTGCACAGGATATTTCAGCTTTCCGTAATTTCATGAAAATGCTATATGACCGTGCTGGAACCCCCGATCAGATGCCCAAAAATCTTTTGTTGGTTGGCGATGCTTCTTTCGATTACAAAAACGATAAAGTGGTACACGACAATGGAGGTAAGTTAACCTATTATAGCAATACCAATTTTGTACCCACCTTCGAGAGCGATGATTCTTATAGTCAGGCATCGCATTGTAGCGACGATTACTATGGGTTTTTGGACGATGGCGAAGGCGATTGGCTTGACTATGCAGAATTTGGCTTGGACATAGGCGTGGGTCGACTGCCAGTTAATACAGAAGCACAAGCTAGAGAAATGGTCGATAAAATAATCATTTTTGAATCAAACAAATCATTTGGCGACTGGCGTACGAAATCAGTAATATTGGGCGATGATCAAGACCAAAATTCACACTTAAAAAATGCTGAAGATGTGTCAGGAAATATTGAAAACAATTGCAAAGAACAAAATGTTAAAAAACTATATTTCGATGCGTATAAAAAAGTAATTGATAATGGCGTACCCTCCTATCCCGACGTGAAAAATATTTTTAATACCTATCTGCAACGTGGTTGCATGTTTGTAAACTATTCAGGGCATGGTGGACCTGCACAATGGGCACACGAAAATATATTTAATATCGATCAGATAAAGAACCTTCGGAATATTAATAACCTGCCAGTATTTATGGCTGCCACTTGCGATTTTGCCCCCTGGGACGACCCAACAATTACATCGGCAGGCGAGTGGGTTGTGCTTAATCCAAATGGAGGCGGTATTGCGATACTGTCCACCACACGCATTGCCAATACTGGACAAAACCAACCTGTGAATGCAAATTTTTTCAATAATAATGTGTTTGAACGCAATGCTGTTTCAGGTAAATTTCGCACCTTGGGCGAAGCATATATGTATATGAAAAAAGCGGCCAAAGGCATCAGAAACTTTATGCTTTTGGGAGACCCTTCTCTCAACCTCATGATTCCGACGGATACCGTAGTGATAACAAATATAAATGGCAAAGCTGCTGGTAACGATACCTTAAAAGCATTGATGCAGGTAACCATAGCGGGTGAAATAAGAGACCGCTATAATAACTTGGAAGCAAACTTTAATGGTTTTGTATACCCTACCATATACGACAAACGCTCTCCCTATCAAACACTCGGCAACGAACCCACAAGTAACATAACTACTTTTACTGAGCAAAATAATATAATATATAAAGGCAAAGCCACGGTTCAAAACGGGAAGTATTCCTTTAGTTTTATTGTACCTAAGGATATTAATTATAAGACCGGGTTTGGCAAATTGAGTTTTTATGCACACAGCGATACCAAACAAGCTTGGGGAGCCAATAATGCCATAGCATTGGGAGGTACTTCCGATTCTATTATACCTGATAGTAAGGGCCCTGAAATATTGGTATATATGAACGACGATAAGTGGGTAACTGGAGGCACTACCAATGCAAACCCATTGATGTATGTGAAATTATTCGATGAAAGTGGTATCAATACCTCGGGCAGCGGAGTAGGCCGCAACCTTACCGCAACACTCGATGATGGCAAAAGTTTTGTAGTGAACGATTTTTACGTAGCCCAGCAAAACGATTTCACTCATGGCGAAGTGCGTTACCCAATGGCTAACGTAGGCGAGGGCAAACATACCCTTACCTTTAAAGCTTGGGATGTATATAATAATTCTAGTACCTCAAGTACTGAGTTTTATGTGGTGAACGACATTAACCTTTCCATTAGCCATTTGCTCAATTATCCCAATCCATTTTTCACTCTCACCACTTTTCATTTCGACCACAACAAAGCAGGGCAAGCACTCAATGTGCAGATACAAATTATGAATGTGAGCGGACAGGTGGTGAAAAATCTTCAAACATCGTTTGAGCAAGCCCCCTCCCACTTCGAGCACCTCACTTGGGACGGGTGCGATGAGTATGGAGACAAAATAGGCCGTGGCGTTTATATATATCGTTTATGCGTATCCGACGGCCAAGGAAATACTGTAAACCAAACACAAAAATTAGTAGTATTGCAATAAGTATAATTTTCACAACTTACTCTAATCCCCAATGACACAATTGGACATAACTACTTTTATAAAGTCCGAATACTTTCGCGACAAACAAATACAAGCACTAGAAAATGAATCAATTAACGTCTAAAATATTTTCTACAGCTTCATTTGGGTTTACATCATATCTAAAACATTAACAACCGTATATTTGCAAACTTATTTTATGACAAAGAATAGAAATTACATTTTGATTAGCTGTTTATCAGTATTTACATTGGCGGCCAAAGGTCAATCATCATCATCATCAGTTTTAGATTTTGCTCGAAAACTCAATACCATCACAACCTCCGTACCTTTCCTATCCATAGCCCCCGATGCTAGGGCTGCGGGCATGGGCGATGCAGGTGTTGCGGTGAGCCAGGATGCGAATGCTGATTTTTGGAATGCCTCCAAACTGGCTTTTGCCGATAAGAAAAAATCTTTCTCCATTAATGGTGCCCCTTGGCTCCGTTCCTTGGTGAACGATGTGTGGCTATATTACCTTTCGGGTTATGCAAAAATAGATGATCGCTCTGCTTGGAGTGCGGGCATGCGTTATTTCTCGCTTGGTAGCATACAGTTTACCGATAATAATGGTAACCCAATACAACTTTTCACCCCTAGCGAATATGCACTCGATGGTGCTTATTCACGTAAGTTGAGCGACGAATGGAGCATAGGCATTGGTCTACGTTTTATCTATTCCAACCTTGCGGGCCGTGTAAGTACCGTAGGTGGTGGCCAAGCCAGGCCCGGTATTGCAGGTGCAGGCGACCTTACAGGATACTGGCAGCACGATGGTAAACTGAAAGATTATAAAGCCCGCTACTCCTTTGGGGCCACACTTACCAATGTGGGCAATAAAATAACTTATACCAACTCTGCCAACAGAGATTTTATACCAACAATGCTTCGCACCGGTTTTTGTACCAAAGTCGACTTTGATGAGTTTAACTCATTTGCTACCAATCTGGAGTTTCATAAATTACTAGTGCCGACCCCACCCCAACGCGATCCCAATAATGGTAAAATTACCAAAGGCATGGATCCCAACGTATCAGTGCCACAAGGTATGGTACAATCTTTTTACGATGCACCCAATGGTTTTAAAGAAGAGATGAGCGAAATAAACTGGGTATTGGGCATTGAGTATTGGTACCAAAAACAATTTGCCCTTCGTGCAGGTTTCCATCACGAACCTTACAATAAAGGCAATCGTAAATTTTTCACCTTCGGTGTGGGTCTTAAGTACAATGTATTTGGGATAGATTTTGCTTACCTTGTGCCAATACAACAGCGTAACCCTTTGGAGAATACACTTAGGTTTAGCATCCATTTCGATTTTACAAGTTCCACTACCACCAATCCTTAATTAGTTTTGAAAATCCGTGTTGGATTTGGGTTCGATGTACACCGCCTTAATGAGGGCGAACAGCTCTGGCTGGGTGGCATACTAATAACACATACCAAAGGCACAGTGGCACACAGCGACGGCGACGTACTGATACATGCCATTTGCGATGCGTTACTGGGTGCTGCAAACTTGAGAGATATAGGTTTCCATTTCCCCGATACTAGTGCCGACTTTAAAGGTATTGACAGCAAAGAACTTTTGAAAACGGTTATTAAACTTATAGAAGAAAAAAGCTGGCAGGTCGAGAATATTGATTCCACCCTATGCCTCGAAAAACCAAAGATAAACCCACTCATTAATGATATGGTGGCTACCCTTGCCCCAATATTAAAAGTGGATGCCGATGCCGTTTCCATTAAAGCCACCACCAACGAGCAAATGGGTTTTGTAGGCCGCGAAGAAGGTGTTACCGCCTATGCCGTGGTGCTCCTCAAATCTAAATAATGGTATTATGTACTTCAGAAATTATACTTCCTGTGGTTTTGTGCTCGCCTGTGGCAGCGATGTATCATCAATCACTAATATGAGCTGTTTTTTGACTACACATATTCCAAATAATTAATATATCATTGGCTGCAATATTTGTAAACCATAAAGATATAGACTCCGCAAAGTGGGACAACTGCATAGCACAAGCTGCCAATACAAAAATATATGCATTATATAGTTACCTCAATATTGCTTGTCAATGGGATGCTATTATCTATAATGATTACGAAGCCGTAATGCCCCTGCCTTACAAAAAACGATTGGGGCTAACCCATCTCTATCAACCCTTTTTTTGCCAGCAATTGGGCATATTCCATACAACAGGATTCGATACGAAGTATTATAAAATTTTCCTTTCTCTTGCCACGAAGCAGTATAGTTATGGTCATCTGCAGTTAAACCATTTAAATAAGCCCGATTTTTATAGAAATGCTATTAGCAAAAGCTATAACATAAAACCCAAAACAAATCATATATTAAACTTGGCTAATGATTATGACACGCTATACCAAAACTACAGTACCAAATGCAAGCAAAGTATTAAAAAGGGACAAAGTACCCAAGCACATATAACCCTACAAAAAGATATACTTATTGCAGTAGATTTCTATGCAAAACACTACGGCCACCGTACTCCCCATGTTCTCACTCCTGACTTTGCAAGGCTTGCCCAACTATTACAATTACCTCATTTTCAAACCATTTGTTATATATACACTAACCCGGAAACTACGCAAATAGAAGCTGCTTGCATATATATACTATACCAAAACCAACTTTACTATATACTCGGTGCCTCAATAGGTCAGGCCAAACAAGACTGTGCAACCTTTTATATAATGGATCTCATCGCCCAACAATACGCAGGCAAAAACTATATACTCGATTTTGAAGGAAGCATGATACCCACGGTAGCAAGATTTAATAAAGGCTTTGGAGCCGCGGAACAATCCTATTGCGATATCCGATTCTCGTCTCCCTTTTCTATATTGGGTAGGCGGATGTTGGGGAAGGAGGGATAATGTAATCCTTCGCCGAAAAAGAAAGATAATACCGAAACTCAATATATAATAGTCCAAAAAAAGGGGGACTAAACATATTGTAGTTCTTATACCCACCATAAAGGCGGATTTAATCAATTGGAATTCGCATAAGAGGAATAATACCGAAACTCAATATATAATAGTCCAAAAGAAAGGGCCTAATCCCCCGCATCCCGATAATTATCGGGATTAAGCGGGGCTTTCGGGATGTAGTTCGGTATTACCATTCTACAAACCAAATCCGCCACAGGCGGAGAAGTATTTTAGTTTAAGAATTGGTATAAAATTGCCACAAATCTCAAAGGAAAAAAGTATCAAAATATAAATCCCGCTGCGTTTGAGGGACTGGATGACAAAACTTGGAGATTTTATTCCATGTCAAGATTTTCGAATTAGCTTGGCACCTACATAATTCCAACCGACTCGTCTCGTCCCTTCACAACAGGAAAAGATAAGAGGAAAGGATGAATGAAGGGTTATTTAAAAAAATATTTGTTGGATAGATATTAATAGAGGTAATTTGCACCCCAAATAATAACTAAAACAATACCAACATGTCTGACATTACCACCCGTGTAAAATCAATTATTGTAGATAAGCTAGGAGTAGACGAAAACGACGTTACTACCGAAGCTAGTTTCACCAACGACC
This is a stretch of genomic DNA from Bacteroidota bacterium. It encodes these proteins:
- the ispF gene encoding 2-C-methyl-D-erythritol 2,4-cyclodiphosphate synthase, which encodes MKIRVGFGFDVHRLNEGEQLWLGGILITHTKGTVAHSDGDVLIHAICDALLGAANLRDIGFHFPDTSADFKGIDSKELLKTVIKLIEEKSWQVENIDSTLCLEKPKINPLINDMVATLAPILKVDADAVSIKATTNEQMGFVGREEGVTAYAVVLLKSK
- the porU gene encoding type IX secretion system sortase PorU, translated to MIKYKITTTLNKGIRVLLTSISLFLLYNVTSAQSFEKEYQITWQGTSLQAAELIYISPKDNCPYLYISEKAGVNKKLEASIKNIEYENVDTKVSSDIKWLLVNTLVQFKKIIIRKENYTVLDMPAIRKNPSSGELERIKKIQIAYTIQNDLPQITSRGNKWKSQSELATGDCYKIQIFSNAVYKMDYQFLKNLGVNIDQIDPRNIKMFGNGGGMLPQQNNAKFNDDLEEIAITVMGEQDGKFDNDDYLMFYGKGQNVWNYDTAENRFLHQQNYYSDGAFYFISVGNTAGKRIQGLSIAAGALPSLVNSFDERLVHELDLENPFKSGRVFLGEKFDKTVDYNFNETLSGIINSEDIIITSEVNARSFANSSMGVLFNGQNIIDHQIPYTYPDQGANYYTTSNITKHTKIASEQVSLRYNYAKPMMSSAGWLNYYEIQYRRSLNFAGGMLFFRDSRSYLSLTGMKFEINNGGDANVWDVSNQNNIQKVNYINQGGKAVFYQNENVIHEYVVFDASSLKIPSAVGKVANQNLHALGQHDFVIISHPDFVAQSNRLAEYRRGQGMRVVVVTPKQLYNEFSSGAQDISAFRNFMKMLYDRAGTPDQMPKNLLLVGDASFDYKNDKVVHDNGGKLTYYSNTNFVPTFESDDSYSQASHCSDDYYGFLDDGEGDWLDYAEFGLDIGVGRLPVNTEAQAREMVDKIIIFESNKSFGDWRTKSVILGDDQDQNSHLKNAEDVSGNIENNCKEQNVKKLYFDAYKKVIDNGVPSYPDVKNIFNTYLQRGCMFVNYSGHGGPAQWAHENIFNIDQIKNLRNINNLPVFMAATCDFAPWDDPTITSAGEWVVLNPNGGGIAILSTTRIANTGQNQPVNANFFNNNVFERNAVSGKFRTLGEAYMYMKKAAKGIRNFMLLGDPSLNLMIPTDTVVITNINGKAAGNDTLKALMQVTIAGEIRDRYNNLEANFNGFVYPTIYDKRSPYQTLGNEPTSNITTFTEQNNIIYKGKATVQNGKYSFSFIVPKDINYKTGFGKLSFYAHSDTKQAWGANNAIALGGTSDSIIPDSKGPEILVYMNDDKWVTGGTTNANPLMYVKLFDESGINTSGSGVGRNLTATLDDGKSFVVNDFYVAQQNDFTHGEVRYPMANVGEGKHTLTFKAWDVYNNSSTSSTEFYVVNDINLSISHLLNYPNPFFTLTTFHFDHNKAGQALNVQIQIMNVSGQVVKNLQTSFEQAPSHFEHLTWDGCDEYGDKIGRGVYIYRLCVSDGQGNTVNQTQKLVVLQ
- the porV gene encoding type IX secretion system outer membrane channel protein PorV, producing the protein MTKNRNYILISCLSVFTLAAKGQSSSSSVLDFARKLNTITTSVPFLSIAPDARAAGMGDAGVAVSQDANADFWNASKLAFADKKKSFSINGAPWLRSLVNDVWLYYLSGYAKIDDRSAWSAGMRYFSLGSIQFTDNNGNPIQLFTPSEYALDGAYSRKLSDEWSIGIGLRFIYSNLAGRVSTVGGGQARPGIAGAGDLTGYWQHDGKLKDYKARYSFGATLTNVGNKITYTNSANRDFIPTMLRTGFCTKVDFDEFNSFATNLEFHKLLVPTPPQRDPNNGKITKGMDPNVSVPQGMVQSFYDAPNGFKEEMSEINWVLGIEYWYQKQFALRAGFHHEPYNKGNRKFFTFGVGLKYNVFGIDFAYLVPIQQRNPLENTLRFSIHFDFTSSTTTNP